A segment of the Nitrospina gracilis 3/211 genome:
CCAGGCCAATGAAGCGGATTTGGCGGAATTATTGATTGAGAAAGGCGCATCGGTCGATCCGCCAGGACCGTCTCCTCTTATTGCGGCCGCAAAGAGGGGTAATTTCTGGGTGGCGGAAGCCCTGCTTTATCACGGTGCCAAGGTGGATGGTCCGGCGAATACCGAGGAACCTCCCCTGCATATTGCGGCGCGCAAAGGATATTCTTCACTGGCGGGCCTGTTGATCGTATATGGGGCGGACGTAAAACGGTTGGATCATGAAGGCAAAACTGCGCTGTATCATGCCATAAAGGCGGAAAACCATTCGATAGTGGACCTGCTTCTTAAAAATGGGGCCGACCCCAACCAGCCGGTTCCGGAAGGCAGTTTGCTCCACCTTGCCGCTCAAAAAGGAAGTTTTGGAATTGCGGAGACCTTGATTGCAAATGGGATCGACCTTCGCGCCAAAAACAATGAAAACCAGGAGCCGGTGGATGTGGCATTGGAACATGGTTACCAGAGACTGGCGGAATTGATAAACAGGGAGATCACGTTGAGAATGGAAAACCTCACACAATAGAATCCCGGTTTGCTTTCGCAACCTCTTTCTATTGGATAAAATGTTTGAGCGGTCTTAGTTGCTCTGTTGCATTTGTCTCAAATTACCGTTTTTGAATCATGGTCACGGTTCACATAAAGGTAATGTGGACTGTTTTTGTCATTTATAATTTTTCAATCTTCAATCAGGTCAGGTTTTTTATGAAGTTTCATATTCGTTATCTTGTCAAACCCATACTTTTTTAATTATGGGGTTGTCTGCCGGGTGCATGATTCTGCCGACCAAGTCGCTGGAGCAGGCGGTCGTCTACAACAACCAGAAGGAAGTGCGGCGTCATCTGAATGAGGGCGTCGAGGTCAACAAGCCCGGCACGGAAGGAAAAACCGCGCTCCACTTCGCCGCCGAAAAAGGCCGCGAGGAAGTCACGCGCATTCTGCTCGACCGCGGCGCCAACGTGAACGCGCGCGACAACGACAAGCGCACGCCCCTGCATCACGCCGCGTTTGAAGGCAACGAGATGGTAATGCGGATTCTTCTGGAAAACGGCGCGGACCTGAATGCCATCGACGACAACGGACGCAACGCCCTGCATCATGCCGCGCTCAACGGACGCCAGCGTGTGGCGCTCGGTCTCCTCAACCGCAAGCTGGCGGTCGACCTGGCCGACAAAAAAGGATACACGCCCTTGTACCTGGCGGTGCTGGGGAACGAAACGGAGATGGTGAAATACCTGATCCAGAAAGGGGCGTCGGTGAACCCTCCGGGCCCGTCGCCCATCATCGCCGCCGCGCGCCAGGGCAATGACCGCATCGTCGAGGTCCTGCTCACCCACCGCGCGCCTTTATACGGACCGCCGCAGGCCGAAGACACACCGCTTCACATCGCCGCGCAGAAAGGGCACTTTCACGTGGTGCGGGTGCTGCTGGACCGCGGTGCGGATGTGCATCGCAAAAACAAGGCGGGCAAAACGGCCTTGTATTATGCGGTCGATTCCAACCACAGCACGGTGGCGGAAATGCTGATAGACAAGGGGGCCGATCCCAACCAGCAGGTGCCGGAAGGCAGCCTTCTGCACGTTGCGGCTGAAAAGGGGAATTACAGCGTCGCCAATGCGTTGATCGAAAAAGGCATCGACTTGCGCGCCAAAAACGGCAGCAACCAGGAACCGCTGGATGTCGCCATCGAACACGCCCACCAGAATATCGCCGATCTCATCACCGCAGAACTCGTCAAGCGCAAGCAGGCGGGGCAATGACCACGCATTGAATTAAAAAAGCCGTCCCAAACGGGGCGGCTTTTTTATTTGGGAGGAATATTTCAGGGAATAAACTCCCAGAAGGTCAGACCCTTGAGCGTGCGTTTCACCAGCTTGCCGCGCTGGTATATGGGACTGCCGCGGATCAGCCGGTAGATGTCCGAGATCACCGATTTGTTGTCGCCGAAATAGGAATGGCCGATGAGGTTGGTGTCCAGACGCGACACGTCAATCGAATCCAGCCCCGGCAGGGTGAGGATGCCGCCCGTGGAATCGCCCGCCCTCCGATACCCGTTCACTTCCCGCGAAATGATGAGCGCCTGGTCGCGGCTCGACGCATACAGCGTGGTGCGGGCCGTGATGCGTTTGAACTCGGCGAACAATTTTTCAAATTCGATCTGATCGATATCCGGCGCGGCGAGGATGACTTCGCTGAAGATCGGGCTTTCCTGTTCCTTCATCTCCAGCGCGAGGTCATGCAGGGCATTGGTGAGCGCCACGCTCCCCATGCTGTGCGCCACCAGGTACACCGACTTCGCATGCGTGCCCTTGTGCAGGGTTTTCAGGAAATGGCGCAGGTCGATTGCCGCGGCCCGGATGCGGTTGGCATCCTTGATGTAATCCTGGGCTTGCCCGTTCGACGGCCAGCTGAACACCACCGACGTGCCGTCGAACTCGAGGTCATAAGCCAGCTGCGCGGCGCGTTGTACGGCGTACTCGAAGGTGTTGTTGAATCCGTGCACGAACACCAGCATTGCCGGGTGTTCGTTAAGGCTTCCGTTCAGCCGCTCCAGAAACACTTCCTTGCTCAACCGTCCCGCCTTGGTGAGGATGACGTGTTTCTTCGGATCTTCCTTTTCCAGTTGCACCTCAAATACAGTCAGCGGCGTGGTCAGGCTTCCCTTGCTGCGCATCTTCGGGTCGGTGGGGACGGAGATGGTGGCGATGCCGTACTCCAGTTCGTTCCCCGCGTCTCCGCCGTAAAACTTGGGTGAGATCTTCACGCCGGTGTACTTGCGCGTGGTGCCATAAAACACGTTCGTCACCACGAAGCCTTTCTGCTGCTTGGCCGTGTCTTCATACAAGGGCATGGTGGACCCGATCTCCTCGGTGCCGCCCGGGGCATGCACTGCGGGTTCCTCAAACTGGGGTTCTTCAAACGACGGTGTTTCGGCAGAGATCGCGGGGTGCTCGGGTTTTTCTATTTTTGGCTTCGATGGTGGAAACGATTCCTGTGGTTTCTTCTCAAACGCTTCATCGCCGGGAAACTTTTTCTTGATTGCCGCGACGGAATCCGGTTTCGGATTGGGTTTGACGGTTTCGGTTTTCGGTTTGGAAGTTTCCGTCATGGCGGAAGATGAGGAACCTTTGTGGGCCATCCACGGTCCGGTCTGTGCGCAGGACAGCCAGAACGGGAGAATGCCGAGAAGGCAGACGATTTTAAAAGGGACTCGGGATTTCATCGGGACACTCCTTCTGCATGCGGGATAACGGATGCGGTCGGGACGCGGCCCCATTATAAGGATTTCACGGTGAATTGGTAGGCCCATCATAGAGTTACGATGAGTTGGCCTGTTACCTTATAGATGAAGGTAAACTCGCTCAAAACAAAATAATAATTGTTTGAGAAGTTTTAAGTTTTGGATGGTTTAAGATGTTTTGATATGGCAGGTGAAAAAAATGGATTATATTGAATATCAGGTGTTTGCATTTCCTGATTAAAGGTTAAGGCCATGAATTTCTTAATGAGAGTTCTCAGTCTCCTTGGAATTACCGTGGTTTTGAGTTCTTGCCTTTTTCCTTATGGTAGCTATTACAAGCCTTCGTACGATCATGAAGGCCAACCCACGCCGACTATAAGATTCCTTCCCAGTTCGTTTTCCTTCTTCCTAGTTGATGTTGCTGGAACCCATGGTTATTTTGGGAGCTATTTAGGACCTCGGAATACAATAATATTTCGCGCCCCTCACTCAGCACTTTTGGGCATAACTGTCCGAATAAAAGACCAGCATAAATTAGAATTAAGTTTTAGAGCCATGTTTCCTAGGGAGGTAAAAGTACAATTTACCTCGGACTCATTTTATGTGACCGATCACAGCACAGGAAGCAAGCGCAAAGTGACCGCAAAGCATTTATTGTTGACACACTTTGGCCCCGCCAACAAAAACAAAAACCTTCGCCTCGCAGAGGTTGTTCCCCTGACCTTTTTTGATACCGCATATTTTACTGTATTTCAGAAAGAATTTAGCCCTGAAAACTTAACGTTACATTTGCCTCCAATTTTAAATTTATCGGATAACCAAAGGCTGCCTATTCAAACAATAGAATTGACTAGATCCCGAAATAGTCATGAGGAGCACCCATTGTATGACAAGGGATTATGGTTTTACGATAGTAAGGGCGAAAAAAAATTTTGGGTGGAAGCGAGTGATTTTAAAATTTCAGG
Coding sequences within it:
- a CDS encoding ankyrin repeat domain-containing protein, coding for MILPTKSLEQAVVYNNQKEVRRHLNEGVEVNKPGTEGKTALHFAAEKGREEVTRILLDRGANVNARDNDKRTPLHHAAFEGNEMVMRILLENGADLNAIDDNGRNALHHAALNGRQRVALGLLNRKLAVDLADKKGYTPLYLAVLGNETEMVKYLIQKGASVNPPGPSPIIAAARQGNDRIVEVLLTHRAPLYGPPQAEDTPLHIAAQKGHFHVVRVLLDRGADVHRKNKAGKTALYYAVDSNHSTVAEMLIDKGADPNQQVPEGSLLHVAAEKGNYSVANALIEKGIDLRAKNGSNQEPLDVAIEHAHQNIADLITAELVKRKQAGQ
- a CDS encoding ankyrin repeat domain-containing protein; its protein translation is MFLPSHTLRQAIDYNDQDVVHRFLDEGDDPNQPHNGGLTPLHLAAIKGRQEITRILLRRGADVNARDYQKRTPLHLAALWGHQGVLEILLKNGADLAATDDKGRNLLHHAVLGGSKNTVRSLIDRGLPLELPDDAGYTGLYLACQANEADLAELLIEKGASVDPPGPSPLIAAAKRGNFWVAEALLYHGAKVDGPANTEEPPLHIAARKGYSSLAGLLIVYGADVKRLDHEGKTALYHAIKAENHSIVDLLLKNGADPNQPVPEGSLLHLAAQKGSFGIAETLIANGIDLRAKNNENQEPVDVALEHGYQRLAELINREITLRMENLTQ
- a CDS encoding alpha/beta hydrolase codes for the protein MKSRVPFKIVCLLGILPFWLSCAQTGPWMAHKGSSSSAMTETSKPKTETVKPNPKPDSVAAIKKKFPGDEAFEKKPQESFPPSKPKIEKPEHPAISAETPSFEEPQFEEPAVHAPGGTEEIGSTMPLYEDTAKQQKGFVVTNVFYGTTRKYTGVKISPKFYGGDAGNELEYGIATISVPTDPKMRSKGSLTTPLTVFEVQLEKEDPKKHVILTKAGRLSKEVFLERLNGSLNEHPAMLVFVHGFNNTFEYAVQRAAQLAYDLEFDGTSVVFSWPSNGQAQDYIKDANRIRAAAIDLRHFLKTLHKGTHAKSVYLVAHSMGSVALTNALHDLALEMKEQESPIFSEVILAAPDIDQIEFEKLFAEFKRITARTTLYASSRDQALIISREVNGYRRAGDSTGGILTLPGLDSIDVSRLDTNLIGHSYFGDNKSVISDIYRLIRGSPIYQRGKLVKRTLKGLTFWEFIP